A single region of the Hylaeus volcanicus isolate JK05 chromosome 5, UHH_iyHylVolc1.0_haploid, whole genome shotgun sequence genome encodes:
- the LOC128876319 gene encoding uncharacterized protein LOC128876319 isoform X2, translating into MALTIALPLSGLEPEQFSGLGARLLYDHGFRSLAAYGPISPSNSSESSGICSLVPSIESTTPQQTPASSRPSTPIEVPIKKPEKPSLPIRVYHNERDILNLGANIREPFWQMRIPMMPRYDFRSFMENRSVYFRLGEFGLIEDYPMPQTYRISA; encoded by the exons ATGGCACTAACGATAGCGTTACCACTCTCTGGTCTGGAGCCTGAGCAGTTTTCCGGGCTAGGCGCAAGACTTTTGTACGATCATGGTTTTAGAAGTTTGGCCGCTTACGGACCGATTTCTCCGAGCAACAGCAGCGAATCGAGCGGAATCTGCAGCCTGGTACCTTCCATCGAATCGACAACACCCCAACAAACGCCAGCCTCTTCCAGGCCGAGCACACCCATCGAGGTACCTATCAAAAAGCCAGAAAAG CCAAGCCTACCGATCCGTGTTTATCACAACGAACGGGACATATTGAACTTGGGTGCGAACATCAGGGAACCGTTCTGGCAAATGAGAATACCGATGATGCCACGGTATGATTTCAGGAGCTTCATGGAGAATAGGTCTGTGTACTTTCGCCTGGGTGAATTCGGCCTAATCGAGGACTATCCAATG CCGCAAACTTATAGAATATCGGCATAG
- the LOC128876319 gene encoding uncharacterized protein LOC128876319 isoform X1, which yields MALTIALPLSGLEPEQFSGLGARLLYDHGFRSLAAYGPISPSNSSESSGICSLVPSIESTTPQQTPASSRPSTPIEVPIKKPEKPSLPIRVYHNERDILNLGANIREPFWQMRIPMMPRYDFRSFMENRSVYFRLGEFGLIEDYPMRTCKDCGFSEPSPYLF from the exons ATGGCACTAACGATAGCGTTACCACTCTCTGGTCTGGAGCCTGAGCAGTTTTCCGGGCTAGGCGCAAGACTTTTGTACGATCATGGTTTTAGAAGTTTGGCCGCTTACGGACCGATTTCTCCGAGCAACAGCAGCGAATCGAGCGGAATCTGCAGCCTGGTACCTTCCATCGAATCGACAACACCCCAACAAACGCCAGCCTCTTCCAGGCCGAGCACACCCATCGAGGTACCTATCAAAAAGCCAGAAAAG CCAAGCCTACCGATCCGTGTTTATCACAACGAACGGGACATATTGAACTTGGGTGCGAACATCAGGGAACCGTTCTGGCAAATGAGAATACCGATGATGCCACGGTATGATTTCAGGAGCTTCATGGAGAATAGGTCTGTGTACTTTCGCCTGGGTGAATTCGGCCTAATCGAGGACTATCCAATG AGGACATGCAAAGACTGCGGTTTCAGCGAGCCGTCGCCATACCTGTTTTAA